The Oncorhynchus gorbuscha isolate QuinsamMale2020 ecotype Even-year linkage group LG04, OgorEven_v1.0, whole genome shotgun sequence genome includes the window TGTACGACTTATAGGCCGACGCTGAATGGCAGACGCAATACCTTGTTTTAGATTCGAGTGGCATCTTATTCCCAACTGATCCTTAGGTATTTCGGTCCTTGATATTCCTCTTGATATAGATTTAACTGGAGCAGTGGAGAACATCTTGGTGTATTAAATATTTACCTGAATTGTACAGCAACATTACAACTATATTTGATTAGGATAGTACTACATTTATTTCAGTTGTgattttatttaattttaattttgacAGCAGGGCTTATATTTACACTAGAGGTCTGTCAGGCTAAAGTTAACATTTTTGGATGTTTGAATTCCAATAAAAAGAATACAAGTTATAAGAagtgtacagtatatgtatgtatgtatgtatgcgtgtcATGTGTTCTTTATATAATTGATGCCTCACTTTAGCAATACAATGTTTTCGCCCTGAACATGGAACAAAAGCGCCACTAGTGTTAATCAAAAGCGAAACATTGGCAAGggctgtcgtgtgtgtgtgtgtagcgagGAGGGGGTGAGCAGAGGGCCTATGGGGACGTGACAGGCCAGAAGAGAATGGGGTGGGGACGTGAGAAGGTgtgaggagagatatagagagaatcAGTTTGATTTGTATTTAAGAATATATACAGATAGTTCAAAGGATCCAGAGAGTGGAAGGGTCGGGGCTTGGGTATATATCCCAGATTGTAATGTTGGAGTATGTAAACAGTTAACTGATTGCGTCAGTGTATACGGTAGAGATGATGGCCATGATTGTAGGTTTGAGATGGGTGGAGGAGGTGAAACCACACAGTGGTGGTCCACTCTGATTCAGCTGCAGTGTTGAGTAGTGTGAAGAAGTGCAAGTTGAATTTGGGAGACTTGTTTGTGGAGATGGTGCTGTCAATGGGATTGGAGAGGATGGGAGTGATGGTCATCTTTTGTTGTGTTTCCCAGCCATGTGGGGGTGGAGGGTAAATGAGAAGGCCGATCTGGTGGCTAAGAGTGCTGTGAGGAGAGGGGGTAGGTATTCAGGCCCCGCAGAGAAATCAAGTCCTTGATCCGGGAAAAAGGGCTCGATCTTTGTCAAAGGGAGTGCGATGCTAGTAGTAGAGGGAGGCAATTTTATGGCATGCATTGGTCGGtaaaggaagaggtggggagtatGGGATGTAGGAGAGATTAAGTTGTGTGGAGTAGACTACGATTTGGGCACACAGGTTTGAATGCCACCTTGTGGATGATAGGGAGACATGAAACGGGTATGTGTGATGAGTGTTTACCGGAatgaggtagacagagaggttgtgtgacagggttagagaggcaTGTTCGGGTGGTGTAgtgggggagacgagaggagggaAGTGGTGTCTAGGGGTCTATTTCACTTTCTTAGAGGAATGGGACTAATGAAGAAAAGGTAATGTAGTTTGGCCGTGCCTGGCCTCCcaatccagtacagtaggtggcgatGTATACGCCTTGAAAGTTGAATGCGATCTgccaacccaatcccaaagaagacgGGCTGTCGTGTGTGAGGAAGTTACTTGGTTCCACTACAGCCAAGATGAGCGCATTTAACAGCTTTTTGCTGAAGATTTCAGGCGAACTTGTTGGTGATCAATTGGAGAAAATGAAGTTCCTTTGTATTAAAGAAATAGGGAAAGGTCGCCTCGAGAAGATGACCAGTGGTTTACAACTTTTCACGGGTTTAATGGAAAGAAATAAACTTGGACCTGACAACACGGTATTTCTAGTTTCGCTTTTGAAAGACATTGGTCGCCTAGATCTTGCAGACAACATTACCAACTGTGAAAGTCAATATGCTGGATCACCGAATGATCTTCCTAACGATGAGGAGCAAGGTAAATTAAGTGGTTATCCCCAATCCCGAATATTGATGGCAAAATGTTGACAAAGCATAGGCCATTTTTTTATTGGGCTGTGACGCCTGTTTCAATAGTTAAAAGGGAGGTGTTGCTTAGTCATTCTACAGAGGGAAGTGCCCTATATCTTGTTGAATGTAAGAATATTTCAGAGAACATGACTTCATGTTATTTGGGGAACCCTGTCACAATTGCTATGAAAGATATTAGGCTACATTGTCACTCTCTTTCTGACATGATCTCCCATACAGTAAATGTTTGCCAGTATAAATAAAATATTTCCTCTGAGGGCaaatataaaatgcaactgtATGCCTCAGATAATGTATAGCCTACGGTATATAGTGCAGTGTGTTGGAAATATGACTTTTGTAGGAGACTTATTTACATTCCATGGCATCTTCTCTCTTCCCAGCAAAGCTTGACATTGCAACCAAAGTGATCACTGACAACCTTGGAAGGAAGTGGCGAGCATATGGCCGTAAACTTGGCCTGCCAGAGGCCAAACTGGATCATATCGCACAGAAGCACCCTAATGACCTGGAGGAGCAAGTGGTGGAGGTTTTGAAGGAATGGCGGAAAATGCAGAAATCTGATGCCAAAACAGACACTTTGATTAAGGCCCTTCGCTCCTGTGATCAGAACTACACTGCTGATCTGATACAGGCAGAACTTGAAAAACTTAAAGCCAATGGTAGACAGTGAAAGTGTGACAAACATTCATCTCTTCTCAGGCCTCTTATTTTGTTTACTCAATGGATTATTTATTCATTGCTTTCCCAGTGATGTTGGTACTTTTATAAGATTCAGTAAATCACCACAATTTGTTTGCATTATTGGTATACCAGTATTCTCATGGACCAGTATAGTTTTATACAGAGTTGCCAAGTGCACTCTGGGTACATGCATTCCTGCTACGTACTGTAAGGGAATTTGGGAGAAACTTGATTGAACTATGGATATTATGAAATTGTATAGATAATGTGCATTCAAGTTTGATATTGATGTATCCACTGCTGAGATTAGTACAATTTTGTTGAAAGAAGTCTTTCCCTCAAGCTGGTAAAAAATAATTGTCTACTTGTGTAATACTTGTTTAAAGCATTAGAATACTTATATTTGGAGAACTGTATTGAAAGGAAGGATCAATACAGATTAAGCTTTTGATTTCAGTTGATCAGATGTTTATTGTGATTTATTAGAGGTTGCAGTCTTGATGTTTTGAGGCAAATTACATTCTAACAGTTCTACCACTAGAGGTCACTCTACTCCTTCAGCGGAATGATCTTGAGTCCATCGGAAGTGAGACCACAGGTATCCAACTGTTTCTGTTGGGGGGGAAATTATAATTTTGTTGATTATTTAATCATACACAAAGCTATGTCCATTGTAATATATCCTCCCACCATCAATGTCACAATTCTCACAGTTATTAAGCTCTAGATATATTCAAGCTATATTAGCTCTGGGGAAAAGGCATCCAGGAGGTTGTAATGAGGATGTATGATCCATTCTAGCAGCCTTGGCCTAGATTGAATCATCCAAACCCAAGTACAGTATGTTGTTCAGTGTGACAGTACTCACAGCAGCCATACAGCCTGTTCAGCCTGTCGATGTCGTTCTTGCTCATCTGAGTGGCCTCGCCGAAAGACACGTTGCTGTCGGGGATGGGCTCCATGGTGGGGCGGTTGTTCTTGGAGAAGGCGTACCTGTAACCACACCAAATCACAATGCAACACAATTTAGGCCTACTCAACACTGTCACTGCTGAAGGTACAATATAGCTTGGGCTGAATGAAAGCTCACagggatggatggtgtattagcACTTGCAATACAATAGGTGTCCACTCCAGACATATTTGTAATGATTATAAAGACATCATAGCTGACCTGTGGTACTGCATGACAGAGTTGTAGTCATAGGATGTTCCCTGGTTCAGGGTGGCAATCTTTTCGAATGCGTACTTATACTCTGGAAAAACACAAGACAAAATGTTCACAGAGTTGATAGGCTGTGTTTCAATCTACTTCATGAGCAAGGTCAGTAAGGGGATTTGATTAAGATAGCCCTGGTGCCCAGGCCTCTACTCTGGCCAATGGCGTTTTGGGCTCAAATCAAAAGTCAAGCATGTTAAGCACGTGGAGTAATGTAGGATTCTGTGTTTTAACATGCAAATGTGATTGCTTTCAGTAAAAACGTTTTGGGCTCTATTCAGTCCGTATTGCGGAAGTTCAGCATTACAGGAtcatttaaatgtaaaggcaataTTCCTGTGTTAGCGGAGACTGGATTcacatatgtcggctcaatcggaaattaccgTGACATTTCTATCAATCTATTATGCTTCAGATACACAGATTGAATAGAGGCCAAGatctgccttcccaatgaaaaGTAGTTTGGCAAGTCAAACATATATTTTCTAGAAAAGAGACGTAGGCCTATGTTTCTGAACGATGCATCATGCTGCCATGTTGACAATAAGTCAAGAGGCTCAGGTTATGGTTAGATTTCAGCAGGACACGCCTCCCCACAGATTAAccattatattgaccagataGGCTACTCCGTTGGCCACTCTTAACTCTAGCTACGCTAGGGatttgaggttagggttaaggctaaATTCAGGAGTTagattaaagggttaaggttaggaaaagggttagctaaaagggttaagattagggaacggggtagctaacatgctaagaagTTGCAAATTAGCTAAATAtaagtaagtagttgaaaagttgctaaaatgctaaagttgtccgtgaggagattcaaacatgcaacctttgggttgctagacgttcacgTTACACACCCACCCCATCCACCCGACCAAATAACCTCTTttcatttttgccttaagtaccttctatcttatgtaaccataccaaacacaacatatactaatttgagtgtccctgaTTTGCATTCACTATGTTATgcctagtctatgagaccaggctgccattctagccaatgagaaggcagatataaagtgttttttctcaaagttgccagGATGTCATGTGTCCCTACATATATCATTACACTAATAACAACCTAAACATTACACAACttctatttgatcaaataagccACGCATAGCAAATAAGAa containing:
- the fadd gene encoding protein FADD produces the protein MSAFNSFLLKISGELVGDQLEKMKFLCIKEIGKGRLEKMTSGLQLFTGLMERNKLGPDNTVFLVSLLKDIGRLDLADNITNCESQYAGSPNDLPNDEEQAKLDIATKVITDNLGRKWRAYGRKLGLPEAKLDHIAQKHPNDLEEQVVEVLKEWRKMQKSDAKTDTLIKALRSCDQNYTADLIQAELEKLKANGRQ